A genomic region of Oryza glaberrima chromosome 1, OglaRS2, whole genome shotgun sequence contains the following coding sequences:
- the LOC127758243 gene encoding uncharacterized protein LOC127758243, which yields MEPGFGKRLMHVLRAVYHMLRRGLCRKRLMMDLHLLLGRGKLAGRALRDVLLAHQPHGGAAAVAVMGGGAGVARGGDSSSSPLSASFFHHNPRDVEFSCTTTPSYAPGVFPFRFRGRGGSRHAGGGASNYGGLDASAVARVFEMLNADAAAAAGAGGETPLSSMPGATPSPLLALSLGRSPAGTRQLRVTDSPFPVEPPEGAVDGRVDDKATDFIEWFRRQLLQQQASAAPTPDYRG from the coding sequence atggagcCCGGGTTCGGGAAGCGGCTGATGCACGTGCTGCGCGCGGTGTACCACATGCTGCGGCGCGGGCTGTGCCGGAAGCGCCTCATGATGGACCTCCACCTGCTCCTCGGCCGGGGCAAGCTCGCCGGCAGGGCGCTCCGCGACGTCCTCCTCGCCCACCagccgcacggcggcgcggctgccgTGGCGGTcatgggaggcggcgccggggtGGCGCGGGGTGGtgactcgtcgtcgtcgccgctgtcggCGTCGTTCTTCCACCACAACCCCAGGGACGTGGAGTTCAGCTGCACCACCACGCCGTCCTACGCGCCGGGGGTCTTCCCCTTCAGgttccgcggccgcggcggctcacgccacgccggcggcggcgccagcaacTACGGCGGGCTCGACGCCTCCGCCGTGGCCCGCGTCTTCGAGATGCtcaacgccgacgccgcggctgCTGCTGGCGCCGGCGGGGAGACGCCGCTGTCGTCGATGCCCGGCGCCACGCCGTCCCCGTTGCTGGCGCTCAGCCTCGGCCGCAGCCCCGCCGGGACGCGGCAGCTCCGCGTCACCGACTCGCCGTTCCCCGTCGAGCCGCCGGAGGGCGCCGTCGACGGCCGCGTCGACGACAAGGCCACCGACTTCATCGAGTGGTTCCGCCGCCAGCTCCTCCAGCAGCAGGCGTCCGCCGCGCCAACGCCGGACTACCGTGGCTAg